The nucleotide window ATGTTGATGAGAAATTTTGTGAACAGTTTGTGAAACTATCACCATCAGTCCAAAAACTGAAGTCTCGAGGACAACGCCTTGAGAGTGCCTCAAGTATTAAAGAAGAGAAGGAACTTTTAGCAGAAGTTGAGCTTATAGGGTCATTTCAGAGTGTTTACGAAGAATTGCGACGAGTGCATTGCATCGGAAACGATCAAGCATGGTTGAGTGGAAGCGCTCATGGCACGCTCATACGGATGGACATCAATGGAAAGTCGCTTGAAACGGTTCATGTCACCCACGGTTACGCCCCCAAAGACATGGTTGTATCCACTGATGGTTCACTGATCTACTGTGACGTGGGAAGTTTGAGTGTCAACGCCTTCAAAGATGGAAGTTCCAAAATCATCGTCAAATTAACCAAGTGGATGCCTACCTCTCTATGTGTGACAACAGTGGTTGGACACCTACTTGTGGGGATGATTTCTAAAGATCACAAATTTGGCCGCGTTGTTCGTTATGTGGGGTCCAAAGCCAGACAAAAGATACAGTTCGATGACAAAGAGCAGGACCTTTTCAAGAAGCCATCATCACTGGCTGAGAACgcaaatgaaaatatatgtgTGATCGATTCTAGTGCACAGTCGCTTGTTGTGCTCACCAAGTTCGGGTTGTTTAGATTTAGATATAATGGAAGTCAAAAGACTCGCACTTATTCCTTCCAACCAAGTGGCCTGGCAACAGATAGTATCGGCCAGATCATTGTAGGGGATCGGATGAATACTTGTCTGGACATCATCGACAGAGATGGTCAATTCATCAGATCTATTGCTGGGTCCTTACTGAACATCCCGTCTGCAATCAGCATCGACGATAACGAAAATTTGTGGGTAAGCGAATTCCACACCGGACAcgtcaaaattatcaaatacctCGAATTTAGTGAAAGCAATTGCTGCAGCCAAGCCGATTAAACAGTATTTACCTTTACTTTGTTTAATGACTGCATTTCCACGTTGTGGATGTACCTTGTGACTGCTTTAGTACATagctattttgaaaagaaatacagTACCGTCTTACAAATGTAAGGATGATTTGAATTGTTTATCAAGTATGTCAAAATTTCGTCGTTGAACCAGCAAAGCTGTTtgagaaaaattaaaattactttCCTGTCATAGGTATGTTACTGCAGCACTTTAGTGGTTGATAATTATTTAAGGGAAACGAAAGAATTCATTTTCGGTCCAGATTCTTAGGAGATGATAAGCtagatattttgaatttgttgtATATAAAACTGTACCATACGTGTATTTAAcatttctccagaaccaccgggATCGCCGTGACACCTCAGGCGGTAGAACGCGTGGATTGTTAAACCTGAGAGTGACTGTACCATCACCAACAGTCATCATCAATacttatatagcaatattcctttatcacctgtatataatgtttatgtctctcaactgattcgatacgtgaACAAGAGTTTCCtgtgcgtatggtcagtttttaaatcgagacatgctactgacaaatacgttgatgttacagaaaagtcagcatttcaaattttaaggtCGTTATATCGATCTTATTTACCAATAAAAcctgtcattggatcaaatggTGTTTGACTTCTTTCATAtggatccgggttataataggtcctcgaTACCcattgcttgttgtaagagaaAACTAAATGGGATGGCCCTTTTGACGAGACTGCAAAAAAAACGAGGTtttgtgtcacaacaggtgtggtaCAATAAAGATCCATCTCAGGTTAGAAGCCGTAAGtcctgagcataggcctaaattttgtagcccttcaccggcaatctccatatgagtgaaaaaattctcgaacagtacacaaccaaccaaccaaccatacCAATTCAGACCGTTCTTTAAACAGATTTCGACAacgggttactccgtttacccgatcgagatttagggctcacgacgggtgtcaaccggttgacagggatgcttactcctcctagacagctgattccacctctggtatgttcagggatttgcccttctcttaatgtTGGTTTCCTGATAGGgcttatgaaattgatcactgttagttattttcacctttccaCCCTTCGTTGACTGGTCACATCAACCGTGAActctctatcttgatcaggtaaactgagtaatccgtagttaaagaacggcgtaacaattgatatgaaacacagacaacattcgacctaaCGACAGGTTGATTTGCAAATAAGGtaattataacgaccatagtatTTGCGAAATGTGAAAAATGGTGAAAGCGAAACCGAAACAGAAGATACAGTTTGATGAAAAGCGGAGGGTGGTGTCTAAGACTACACTCTATCACTGAGAACCTCAAAGGAGATACCTCTGTTGTCAATGGTAGTTCCAAGGGTGTCGTAATTATAACTAGGTCCAGGATTCTGATATTTCACATTTGTACTGGTATCAGCTGGACTTCATttagatgaaaatgaaaatctttGGATTGGAGAGCTGCCCTTTAGAATGATGAgggtttttaattatttgacaACCTGTCGTAAAGATCAAAATATAGCAAAAGTAGAATAGAACCTGAAAATATAGCGTTGGAAAAGTAGAATGAAAAGATTTTTGCAAGATGCAGATTTATTTAGATAGCAACAACGGATACATTATGTACCTTATTTTAAATTTGACAGCCGAATTCTTCACACATCGAGAACGACAGACTCCAACATTGATGTCAttgtaatttttcatattttattttccttttaacaCAGTTTAGTACCTAAAAGACAAGTAATTTGAATTGtacatttgatttcttttatcAATCACGTAACTTTCAGTAGGCTTATCTATTAAACATTATATACTTTCCCAGATTTACGAATTCATGCATcatattaaatacaaattcTATAATTCTAACAAATCAAGGATTTTCGAGGCTAAAATATTTTGCGGAGATTTGGTATGTACAAGTGACATGCGAAGTACTGTTACTTAAGGAAATcacacacccacccacccacccacccacccgcACACTCCATGAGCCTCACAATGAATTggatgcaagatgaagataacgaacagtgatcaatctcataactcctataagcaatacaaaatagatagttgggcaaacacggacccctggacacaccagaggtgggatcaggtgtctaggaggagtaagcatcccctgtcgaccggtcacacgcgccgtgagccccacatcctgatcaggtaaacggagttatccgcagtcaaaatctgtgtggcaagaacggcttaacaatcgatatgaaacacgtcagacagcatttgacccaatgcgaggttgtattgacgaactagatcgttaaaacaaccatagaatttgcgaaatgctgacttcaatcgaaactgttgaaactcctgtaccatcaacttgtttgtcagtagcttacttcgatttaaaaactgactataagcagaataagctcttgcatatcgaatcagttgagatatataaacaccatatgcaggtgataatggaatattgctacataaatatgggaagttgacgatgaagaagctgaaatcatcccgttcgtcatacagttgagttgtcagtttgccgttaatgtctactttcattaaaatatctaagtatgaagcagaagtggacgactctctggtgtcctttatttcgagctcacagggatatataaaatcgacatatgaatgaaagctattattgttaatagacaaaacgtcatcgatatatctaaatgtcgaattgaaggccacagcgagagattttttcttctcacgtagaagtttttgaataaattctgcttcatatgaatatagaaacaggtcagctaacaaaggagcaaaattcgtgcccatgggaattccaacagactgttggaagacctgatcaccaaagaccaaaGATTTTATATGGAAATTTCACATACACTCTCCATGGACCTCACAATTATATGTAATAAAGGAAACACCTTATATAGAAattgtaatattatttctaGGCCTGACACAAACTTAGATATCAAGGAAACATCGTGTGATTacttctatacatgtattgtgacgCCACAGAAACATCGATACAATGACCACCTTTCCTCTCCGCTCATTATCCCATCTTGATTTTTGCATAAATACTCGAGATGTTTCGTACAGTCTACTTCTATAAAGGCCAACTGCGCCAACGCCAAAACGCTGTGTAAGTAATGAGTGAACCAGAATAGTGAGAATGACGTGTCAGAAATAACCAACTTGATGCAACATCTAAATGAACGTGACTGTTAGTCtggcattgtgacgtcacaaaacAGTTAAGACCTGTGATTGTCTTTAGAAGTGTTTGTTATACACCTTAATTTGTTTTCCATGCAAAAATAATGCAACCTAGAATCAACATTTAGGCTGTTAAACCAACTCTCACACTCGTGGTCTATAGACCGGTTAACAGTTTACAAACTGCTGATCGGGCAATAGTCTCCCCTATTTCTGTTGGCTATGTAAATCACGTGGTTCTTGGTCTACCGTACTGCTTTGTTTAGGTAATGGCAATGTCCACTGatttgatgatgaaatacagaatttatcaggatatagggctcacgacgggtgtaaCAGGCCGCCGTGAGATGCCtttatctattttctattgcttataggagttatgagattgatcactgttcgttttcttcacctttcatgaaagaTATAGCAGAAACATGAAAAATATGATTATTAATTAGGATATTGGGTATATTTTCTTCTGAACAAGTCATGGAAATGTAGGTAATCACACACAGTCCCGTTAAAAGTTAAAAGTAAAAACCAAAAACCCATATGCATGAAGTAAAACAACCTTAAAAAATGAAAGTGTATAACGAAACAGTTATAGAACGAAACAGTTATAGAGtgggtcctcggacaacagctgttatGTTTGACCTTCGAACGAATATGTTGCCCTCAGTCTACGGCTTCGGGCAATAGGTCCattctcgggtcaaacaaaacagctatTGTCCTCGGAcgcagtcaataactgtatattgCTTTATCAAAGAAACGATTGATGAAATACATACATTGTTACATTTGTACATAGAAAACGAGACACAAGAAGGTTGGTATCGCAATTTAGTATTGGAATAGTGGGCTAAGGGAGCATCGACATAATGCAATACAGCACACACAATTAATTCCATTGACGAGTGTTTAAAACCTATCACATTTTTAGTCTTAGTCACCTTTCGTAAGTTCTGTTGTAAAACACGGTCCATATTTTGAAGTATCTCATTAACAAAACACACCTCCTTTGCTTAATTCATGCAGATGATGTCCTCTTTTCCACATCCACTCCATAGATTCAAGAAAATCTTGCTAGATTAAAAAATCTATTGTCGTATCTGGTGTCTAGATATGTACTATAACTAAGATAACTATATTTGATAGATTAGGTGCTTATGTGGGGAAATTCATGATAAAAACGTTTCTTATTCTCTTCTACTTCTGACAAAATGAATTGACCAAAATTGTTGATAACACTGCCTCTATATGCCTCAATTCCAATCACCTGTACGAATGTTAAAAACTAGTTTGGATACACAAATGGTTTGATCTGCAATTATTGCTATCAGTAAACAATATATGAAACTTCGATTTAAAACCTTAGTGTAATCAATTTCGGAGCTTAAATATTGTTCTCTTCTCTGCATTAGGTACACTAATACAGGAATGTCGCTACTCACATAGTAAATATTGTTATCTGTGAATCGATaagcgagagcatgttctgtgtaatcaatttttaaatcgaggcaggctactgacaaattaGTTAATGAGGGGTTTCAACActttcaacattctcgtttaaaatcagcattagGAAATTCTATGGCCATTATAACGATCATTTTACCCATACAACCTGtcatacaacctgtcattgggtaaaagTTTGCTGTCTgatatatttcataccaattgaggtcgttctttacactgtgattttgactagggattactccgtttacccgatcactATAtaagactcacggcgggtgtgaccggtagacagaGTATAGAACTCTTTTATTTTCTGAAGCAAAATAAAGAAATCAGACAAAACAACACTTTTGTCTATTGTTAtcaaagggactgattcacgatccccccccccccccaatttttttttcactttaaatgatcaaaatctatagtttaatatgtttagaaggtttcaccaaaaaattaaggttattcatcatagCAGAAgttcattatagagagtttagcatttgttttgaaaataaagattgatgtgtgttattgtttacgaagtgttcaaagtaaatggatattgatccaagtttattaaatatatcacatttcaagtatactttTGGTAACATTTGTCATTTGAAGGAGTGCTACCTTAACTCTAAAAGCTTTAATACAGTTAAATCTCAGTTGTTTACAAGTCATATCCCacatcaataaaaatgaaaaccttTCTAACACTCTTTCTTATCAgtttaatgattgattgattgtatgcaaggtgaagataacgaacagtgatcaatctcataacttgtatcttgcttaacgtctcgctcgagaatatttcactcatatggagacgtcaccaagaccggtgaagggcttcgaATTTAggagcagtgagggttcattagcgtgtcacacctacagTGACGCGggatatccgtttttaaggtcatctccgagggcccgtgacattcacacctgatgccgaaagtttggcgatggaactgtcactacctgttgtAATGACTTAAGTCTGTCGCGGCCCGGACCAGTCTAAAGCATTATTGCAAAGTGAAATGTTCTAATGAAAAGGTCACCTTTTACCAAAAATGTTCTAATGAAAAAGTCaccttttttcaaaatgtttttatctTTAAACTATTCAACTCAAGTACCACCTATTCATTTCACTTtgaatattatcaaaatttacCAAAATTCTAAGAAAATTGGTATAAAGACAGATAGCAATTTTGCATTGGTTAAATGTTGCCTAGATATCAATAGAAGgattatcattatttaaaatgacttctaacaaaagaaaacaatatactTGCATGAAATGTTGATCCTCATTTATATACATGGATATCATAAACTGACATGAAACaccaatgtaattaaaattagatttgTAAATCCGCTCCTCTACTATATGCCCTGGCCATATTCACAAAAGgacaaaaaaaatcattaattgctttgaaactgagctaaacacCAAAATAGAAAATAGTGAGATCAAAGTCAGAGGGAAGGTCAAGGTGATAAAAGATGCCACATTTGAATAGCTACCATCATTATGTATCAGTGTaagagttttcataaaaatattgtcaatagttgctttgaaactgagctaaagACCAAATATGGAAAAGTtagatcaaggtcaaaggaaatgtcaaggtcaaaaatatTGATGCCGTTGAATAGATGATACCAATATGCATAATGCATGTAAGGtttgatgaaaatatcttgaatagtttctttgaaactgagctaaacacAGAGCTAAACGCAAGTGTGACGGAGGGACAGACGGAAGGACGGAAGACGGACATGACAAACACTCTATGCCCCGGCCATATTCATAGCGGGCcataaaaattgaaaagagaCAGGTCTCATTTAGATTAAATAAGTGAATCAGAAAAAAGGTGAATAGCTTTACATGGAATGATAGTATGGAATAAAATAATTCCTAAAAATCTAGGAAGATGTATAACAATACCATCAGACAAAACTaatgtatgaaaaaaaaagtctacCAAAGGATGGACAGGACTTCATTTGTGTCAGAAAATCACACAGTAAGATCTGTTAtcaacaagatgtactgtgagcaatgctcactaagaataccccccacttaccccaatctcccaaagggtgttgttaataggtataaattacctctttcctgagtgtaaaaatatggtatgcctttgtagaagaaaatcaaagatatagtccaaacacaaatccatggtataaactaataattttgacattgagatcaaatgccaaggtcataaagaggtcatgaatgtacatgacacatagtctcatgatGATACatccatgtcttatggtatgactatgtaaaaaccctataatcaattttgaccttgaggtcaaagtttaTGGTCATAatgaggtcatgaaggtacccaacacatcgtctcatggtgatacacttatgtgtcaaatatggtatgcctatgtcaaagaacaaaaaagtcatggccctgacacgaatccattgtaaaaacctttaattttgaccttgaggtcaaagtttaTGGTCATAatgaggtcatgaaggtacccaacacatcgtctcatggtgatacactcatgtgtcaaataaggtatgcctatgtcaaagaacaaagaaattaTGGCCCGGAGATGAATCTATTGTacaaaacctttaattttgaccttgaggtcaatggtcaaggtcatatagaggtcatgacacatcgtctcatggtgatacactcatgtgtcaaatatggtatgcctatgtcaaagaacaaagaagttatggccctgacacgaatctaTTGTAAAAGACCTTTAACTTTGACATTGAGCCTggttgaggtcaagggtcaacgtcatatagaggtcaataaggtactcgacacattgtctcatggtgatccacctgtgtgccaaatatggtatgcctatgtcaaagaacaaagaagttatggcccggacacgaatctgcacagacagacgaacggacggacagacagacagagtgattcctatatacccccttgTTTGTTGTGTTTTAGAAGTAGGACATCCATTACCATTATTACAGAACTAACTAGTGTCATCCAGATAATTTCTAGAGATGAGACAGGAAGTTAAGTCTGGGATGGAGTGTCTAAAGTTGAGATCTCACAATCTCCGCATCACTCTCCGCGCATCCTGGCTGATTAAACGAGTTTTAATCATTTACCTCAATATTTTAACTTGCCTATAAATAATAGTATTTATTGTagatatttgattttcttcacaTTTCCACCATTAAACTCAGCAACAAACAAATTGTCACTtttgtccacacataaacctaaTGGGTCCTTCAGATCACAGTTATCTATATAGCGGAGGAACTGTCCATTCTGGTCCAGGATGTGGATACAGTGGTTATCACAGTCTGCTGTCAGAATCTGACTCTGACTGTCTGTTGTGATTCCATGGacactgaatgctttgtttttgGAAGTAGAAgaatgaccagtgtatctaaatcgaaGTTTTCCGGcgtgattgaccaccactactgcaccaGCTCCTGTGTCAGCCACACATATATCCAGGTTTCTGTTCTCACTGATATATTTAATGGTAGCATGTCCTGAATATAGAGGTTTACCCTCATCATCATACTGGattgtttgtttctctgtggaacCTGAGTAACGGACAACTTTGGATTGTGTTTGATAATCACTGTACACAGTAACCAGGAGATCACCAGAGGAGGTGAAACAGAGATTGAGAGGTGTCCAGCCCGCTAGTCTGATCACCTCCTCTGTCTGTCCACTCTTCACTTTATTCACAGTGTTTGTTGTATTATCAGAGTACACTAGATCCCCATCACTTGTCACTGCTATATCATTTGGACATCTCCctgattttgttttgattatattGATAACTGTACCTTGAACATTAAAGCATTTCATATCACTGACTCTTGCACTTGTCCAGAATTCTTCTTCACTCAGACAGGTAACACTGCGGAAGTTTTTATACCCAGTATTTATTGTAGCGACGAGTTCTGGTTCATCCATCAGTTCTTTGGGTGAGGTTTCTGCTTTCTTCAGTGTGTAACCATTTTCATTTGTGGTAAATGATAATGGTCTCAAAGATCCCAGTGACTTGTAAAGCTGTTCAATGTCTATCGGACTAAATGTAGGTTGTGATACTCAGACTTTGGGGGGAAGTTTTCTGAATTCTTTGTTTTGGGATCTGTATTCCATGGTCACAGACACTTCATTGGATTCCTCCATTTTCTGTAGAGTAATCAGTGAAAGAATATGAAAAGTATTAATTGTCTCACTATAGTTTTGATTAAGTAAGTATACAAGTTAAAGAGTTATATTTAGACCTgctatataaaacaaaatcatacACATAGTCATAAATCATACATATCACCAAATCTTAATTCAAAGCTGTCACAGAGTCAGACAAatgtttcaaataaaatgaagtGAATTGAAAATGGTTTTTTGACTCTTTGTTAGagagcaatatacatgtatctacaagAAAAATATAACGTAaacataacaagaggcccatgggccacatcgctcacctgagtaaccttggcccatatctgaagactttccatatatatttgcatgtaaaaccttagtccctattatggccccaacctacccctggaggccatgattttacaaacttgaatctgcactatgtcaggaagctttcatgtaaatgtcagctcttctggctcattggctgttgagtagaagatttttaaagatgttcccaatatatttctatgtaaaactttaatcccctattgtggccccaatctacccccggggaccatgatttgaacagacCTGAATcggcactatgccaggaagctttcatgtaaatgtcagctcttctggctcattggctgttgagaagaagattttaaaagattttcccaatatatttctatataaaactctttgatcccttattgtggtcccaatcttcccccggaggccatgatttgaacaaa belongs to Ostrea edulis chromosome 7, xbOstEdul1.1, whole genome shotgun sequence and includes:
- the LOC125657082 gene encoding uncharacterized protein LOC125657082, giving the protein MAHSGLVHPNLTCDVCEERSVLMHCGSCHIRLCGDCVGKHVSSQHSKHHDVAGFKYRKHDATLPVCHHHPCQRCDVHCSDCDEPVCSKCMATSEHKEHHLDEITKIYVARRLLLLQEISFLQNTVIPHYDKMESVLDAKMSKLSHDYSSVFNKIISEEEVLHETIQKFFHRKKGETFAMKERDFKVLQEQRNGISCSKSTVETLLSKYKHVCGSNNIDEILMCPFEKGQYRRIPPIADITPPTFSPVDVDEKFCEQFVKLSPSVQKLKSRGQRLESASSIKEEKELLAEVELIGSFQSVYEELRRVHCIGNDQAWLSGSAHGTLIRMDINGKSLETVHVTHGYAPKDMVVSTDGSLIYCDVGSLSVNAFKDGSSKIIVKLTKWMPTSLCVTTVVGHLLVGMISKDHKFGRVVRYVGSKARQKIQFDDKEQDLFKKPSSLAENANENICVIDSSAQSLVVLTKFGLFRFRYNGSQKTRTYSFQPSGLATDSIGQIIVGDRMNTCLDIIDRDGQFIRSIAGSLLNIPSAISIDDNENLWVSEFHTGHVKIIKYLEFSESNCCSQAD
- the LOC125667229 gene encoding uncharacterized protein LOC125667229, coding for MDEPELVATINTGYKNFRSVTCLSEEEFWTSARVSDMKCFNVQGTVINIIKTKSGRCPNDIAVTSDGDLVYSDNTTNTVNKVKSGQTEEVIRLAGWTPLNLCFTSSGDLLVTVYSDYQTQSKVVRYSGSTEKQTIQYDDEGKPLYSGHATIKYISENRNLDICVADTGAGAVVVVNHAGKLRFRYTGHSSTSKNKAFSVHGITTDSQSQILTADCDNHCIHILDQNGQFLRYIDNCDLKDPLGLCVDKSDNLFVAEFNGGNVKKIKYLQ